The following proteins come from a genomic window of Chlamydiales bacterium:
- a CDS encoding phosphotransferase: MPVAAEYKWLYGKSLNLLKLTTEQIVRIVDFIASNQALDFLDKACAAKWKQAAVWIHSDVAIGNILIKDNKLSGVIDFGNTAIR; this comes from the coding sequence ATGCCAGTTGCGGCAGAATACAAATGGTTGTATGGAAAGAGTCTCAATCTACTCAAGTTAACAACAGAGCAGATAGTAAGAATTGTTGACTTCATAGCATCTAATCAAGCTTTAGATTTTTTGGATAAAGCCTGTGCGGCCAAATGGAAGCAAGCAGCTGTTTGGATTCATAGTGATGTTGCGATTGGTAATATACTCATCAAAGATAACAAATTATCTGGTGTGATTGATTTTGGTAATACTGCCATTCGGTGA
- a CDS encoding type IV toxin-antitoxin system AbiEi family antitoxin, which produces MSYKWHFLTLLGHTMFSEYIQQLRASGRRHFTSEEIRAELQLSDSSARSGLYRLKRDKKVISPVNGLYVIVPPEYQSYGSIPAEELVPIIMQHLQADYYVGLLSAGLFYGATHQKPARFQVITNKRIKHSLEFGDVVIELVYKDSLQGLPTQDFVVSTGYLKVSTPELLAIDLFKYSKRAGGISHIATVLSELTPSIDEDKLIALAEELGEICQIQRLGFMLERIDVIEDEEKKEQIIAKLAEYIETIDRPYVSLVPYISRTGHPKCEKWKIIENTDFESDL; this is translated from the coding sequence ATGTCCTATAAGTGGCATTTTTTAACACTTTTAGGACATACCATGTTTTCAGAATATATTCAGCAACTAAGAGCTAGCGGTAGGCGGCATTTCACCTCTGAGGAAATACGTGCAGAATTACAGCTATCTGATAGTTCTGCTAGATCTGGTTTGTATCGATTAAAAAGAGATAAGAAGGTTATAAGCCCCGTCAATGGACTATATGTCATTGTCCCGCCTGAATATCAATCTTATGGCTCAATCCCTGCAGAAGAGCTAGTGCCGATCATAATGCAACATCTGCAAGCTGATTATTATGTAGGGTTGCTCAGCGCTGGATTATTCTATGGTGCAACTCATCAAAAGCCAGCACGTTTCCAGGTCATTACTAACAAAAGAATCAAACACTCCCTTGAATTTGGCGATGTGGTTATTGAGCTTGTTTATAAAGATTCTCTACAGGGCTTGCCAACTCAAGATTTTGTAGTTAGCACTGGTTATTTGAAAGTATCAACTCCCGAGCTACTGGCAATTGATTTGTTTAAATACAGTAAAAGAGCTGGCGGCATTAGTCATATTGCTACCGTGTTATCTGAACTTACTCCTAGTATTGATGAGGATAAACTAATTGCACTTGCTGAAGAGTTAGGAGAAATATGCCAGATACAAAGGCTAGGCTTCATGCTAGAAAGAATTGACGTGATTGAGGATGAAGAGAAAAAAGAGCAAATAATCGCAAAATTAGCGGAGTATATAGAAACTATTGATCGCCCCTATGTTTCTCTTGTTCCGTACATATCAAGAACCGGACATCCTAAATGTGAAAAATGGAAAATTATTGAAAATACTGATTTTGAGAGTGATTTATGA
- a CDS encoding nucleotidyl transferase AbiEii/AbiGii toxin family protein — MIPENFIEQWRQHVKWQTPAQVEQDLIISRALTNLYNDPHVSKALVFRGGTALNKLFLKPPSRYSEDIDFVQKNADPIGQTIDAIRAVLKLWLGDPKWKITQRSAKLIYKYEAINKLPAKLKIEINTTEHFQVLPLRSEEFNVNSDWWSGNAKIATYEIDELMATKLRALYQRRKERDLFDLWYVTKNELINLDRVFEIFSKYCANDDSHFTKDEFIKNLELKHGHQAFQSDMHALLPTGLKWNFDEAYQFVVDNVISRLP; from the coding sequence ATGATACCAGAAAATTTTATAGAACAATGGCGGCAACATGTTAAATGGCAGACCCCTGCTCAAGTTGAGCAAGATTTAATAATAAGCAGAGCATTAACGAATTTATATAACGATCCGCATGTAAGCAAAGCTTTAGTTTTTAGAGGTGGTACGGCACTGAATAAATTATTTCTCAAGCCTCCTTCTAGGTATAGTGAGGATATAGATTTTGTTCAAAAGAATGCTGACCCAATAGGCCAAACAATAGATGCAATAAGAGCAGTTCTAAAACTTTGGCTTGGTGATCCCAAATGGAAAATTACTCAGCGCAGTGCCAAATTGATTTATAAATATGAAGCGATCAATAAGTTGCCAGCAAAACTCAAGATTGAAATCAACACCACTGAGCATTTCCAAGTTCTGCCATTACGCAGTGAAGAATTTAATGTGAATTCTGATTGGTGGAGCGGCAATGCCAAAATTGCAACTTATGAGATTGATGAGTTAATGGCAACAAAACTCAGAGCACTTTACCAAAGACGCAAAGAACGGGATCTATTTGACTTGTGGTATGTTACCAAAAATGAATTGATCAATCTGGATCGCGTATTTGAAATATTTAGCAAATACTGTGCTAATGATGACTCTCATTTCACTAAAGATGAGTTTATCAAAAACCTAGAGCTTAAACATGGTCACCAAGCTTTCCAGTCAGATATGCATGCATTGCTACCAACTGGATTAAAGTGGAACTTTGATGAAGCATACCAGTTTGTTGTAGATAATGTTATCAGCAGGCTGCCATGA
- a CDS encoding metallophosphoesterase, whose protein sequence is MKLAWVTDIHLNFLESADRKRFYQDIVATKSNAVLVNGDIAEAPNVSDILEEMAQYIAKPIYFVLGNHDYYQSSVENVRQKVTQLSQENPSVHWLPETGLVQLNKDTLLLGEDCWADGRYGNYADSRAMLNDSRMIQEL, encoded by the coding sequence ATGAAACTAGCTTGGGTAACTGATATTCATCTGAATTTTCTAGAATCTGCTGACAGAAAAAGATTTTATCAGGATATTGTCGCTACAAAATCTAATGCGGTTTTAGTTAATGGTGACATTGCTGAGGCACCAAATGTTTCTGATATTCTTGAAGAAATGGCTCAGTATATTGCTAAACCAATTTATTTTGTTTTAGGTAACCATGATTATTATCAAAGCAGCGTTGAAAATGTTAGACAAAAAGTTACTCAGTTATCCCAAGAAAATCCATCAGTACATTGGTTACCTGAAACTGGTTTAGTACAATTAAATAAAGATACTCTGTTGCTTGGGGAAGATTGCTGGGCTGATGGCCGTTACGGCAATTATGCTGATAGCAGAGCAATGCTTAATGATAGCCGCATGATTCAAGAGCTTTGA
- a CDS encoding GNAT family N-acetyltransferase, translating into MKILETDRLILRTWVDADLESMFAINQDPKVMEYFPELQDLETTKKLIVRINSHFEKYGYTVYVTIRKDSGEFIGFIGLFTPEFESHFTPATEIGWRLSSNHWGQGFATEGAKAVLDYAFRELKIPEIVSFTAAGNAKSIRVMQKIGLQHNEADDFDHPKLDDTSPLKRHVLYRLSREKHTQGTSI; encoded by the coding sequence ATGAAAATATTAGAAACTGACAGATTAATTTTACGCACATGGGTTGATGCAGACCTGGAATCAATGTTTGCCATTAACCAAGATCCAAAAGTTATGGAGTATTTTCCTGAATTACAAGATTTAGAAACGACTAAAAAATTAATTGTCAGGATAAACAGCCACTTTGAAAAATATGGTTACACTGTTTATGTAACGATAAGAAAAGATTCAGGTGAGTTTATAGGATTTATTGGATTATTTACTCCAGAATTTGAATCACATTTTACACCTGCTACAGAAATTGGTTGGCGTTTATCATCTAACCACTGGGGGCAAGGCTTTGCCACTGAAGGTGCTAAGGCTGTTTTAGATTATGCATTTAGAGAATTAAAGATACCAGAAATCGTATCATTCACCGCTGCTGGCAATGCTAAATCAATTAGAGTAATGCAGAAAATTGGCCTGCAACATAATGAAGCCGATGATTTTGACCACCCAAAGCTAGATGATACTAGCCCATTAAAACGACATGTGCTGTATCGGCTCAGCCGTGAAAAACACACACAAGGAACGTCAATATGA
- a CDS encoding phosphotransferase has translation MMEYLSGCLLKPSLITREIAFQLGKSLAIIHSNKTDGFGYLNRDAELVSEPTSHFKDKFLEGIDECKNHLPADLIVKLCNYFDKTLHLIAKADGPCIIHRDFRPGNIIVENNRLCGIIDWSSARASFAEDDFCSIEHGEWGDFNHHKESFLEGYSSIRKIPEYNKLMPLLRLNRAIAVIGFTVKRNTWNTTDSRPYQFNRKFVDNFFEGIA, from the coding sequence CTGATGGAATACTTGTCAGGATGTTTGTTAAAACCCTCGCTTATTACAAGAGAAATAGCATTTCAACTTGGCAAATCACTTGCTATCATACATAGCAATAAAACTGATGGTTTTGGATATTTAAATAGAGATGCTGAACTTGTATCAGAACCCACATCACATTTTAAAGATAAATTTCTAGAAGGCATTGATGAATGCAAAAACCATTTACCCGCTGATTTGATTGTAAAACTCTGTAATTACTTTGACAAAACACTGCACCTTATAGCAAAAGCTGATGGCCCTTGTATTATTCATAGAGACTTTAGGCCAGGTAATATAATTGTAGAAAATAATCGATTATGTGGAATCATTGATTGGTCATCAGCTAGAGCCAGCTTTGCTGAAGATGATTTTTGCTCTATTGAGCATGGTGAGTGGGGAGATTTTAATCATCATAAAGAAAGCTTCCTCGAAGGTTATTCTAGCATTAGGAAAATACCAGAATATAATAAACTGATGCCTTTATTGAGACTCAATAGAGCCATAGCGGTTATTGGATTTACAGTAAAACGTAACACATGGAATACAACTGATTCTAGACCATACCAATTTAATAGAAAGTTTGTAGATAATTTTTTTGAGGGTATAGCATGA
- a CDS encoding CatB-related O-acetyltransferase — protein MSKNSSKNSANKGPNPNTKTPLEGYEDLVFLKNIISSTNIHVGDYTYYDDKRYGAKNFEENNVLYNYQPDRVKLVFGKFCAIAAETKFIMTGDHKLDAISIYPFPIFKNGWESLYDVNQLPIKGDIIVKNDVWFGYNSMVRNGVTIGNGAIIGANSFCCKGRA, from the coding sequence ATGAGTAAAAACAGTTCAAAAAATTCGGCTAATAAAGGGCCCAACCCTAATACTAAAACACCACTTGAAGGTTATGAAGATCTTGTCTTTTTAAAAAACATTATTTCATCTACTAATATACATGTAGGAGATTATACTTACTATGATGATAAGCGATATGGCGCTAAGAATTTTGAAGAAAATAATGTGTTATATAATTATCAACCAGACAGGGTAAAGCTTGTTTTTGGGAAGTTTTGTGCAATTGCTGCTGAAACTAAATTTATTATGACGGGTGATCATAAACTCGATGCTATTAGCATCTATCCTTTTCCAATTTTTAAAAATGGTTGGGAAAGTTTATATGATGTAAATCAATTACCTATTAAGGGTGACATTATCGTAAAAAATGATGTCTGGTTTGGGTACAATAGCATGGTGAGAAATGGCGTGACAATTGGGAATGGTGCGATCATTGGCGCGAACAGCTTTTGTTGTAAAGGACGTGCCTGA
- a CDS encoding GFA family protein, producing the protein MITGKCFCGEIHYKIEADILKSGICYCNDCQGLTGGTAWPFIVIPQESLLVQGETKEFTRPGASGKPVHVSFCGKCGSTLFGRPEVWPHLRIVGASSLNDKTLFSPDMYVWTEDAPKWSLFDPDVEKFDRS; encoded by the coding sequence ATGATTACAGGAAAATGTTTTTGTGGAGAAATTCACTATAAAATTGAAGCTGATATTTTAAAATCTGGTATTTGTTATTGTAACGATTGCCAGGGCCTAACAGGCGGTACGGCATGGCCTTTCATTGTCATCCCACAAGAATCTTTATTAGTACAAGGCGAAACAAAAGAATTCACTCGCCCGGGTGCAAGTGGCAAGCCTGTTCATGTAAGTTTCTGCGGAAAATGTGGTTCTACTCTATTTGGTAGACCAGAAGTTTGGCCTCATCTTAGAATAGTCGGCGCAAGCAGCTTAAATGATAAAACTCTTTTCTCTCCAGATATGTATGTTTGGACCGAAGATGCCCCTAAGTGGAGCTTATTTGATCCGGATGTAGAAAAATTTGATCGCAGTTGA
- a CDS encoding shikimate kinase, whose amino-acid sequence MAKQLGWKFINADVLASVASIGRSVTDVFGAGSEDKLNQTLTEILQHQITQENIVVTTDENVACDPKAREILKSEFTVYIEVSTSVQAERMSNYRPLLPVDDYSELLDGLQKERNPWFAEVASFTINSDNGDIERDAKSVVEAYNK is encoded by the coding sequence GTGGCTAAGCAATTAGGTTGGAAGTTTATTAATGCAGACGTTTTAGCTAGCGTTGCATCTATTGGCCGCAGCGTTACCGATGTATTTGGTGCTGGCAGTGAAGATAAATTGAATCAAACATTAACTGAAATCCTGCAACACCAGATTACTCAGGAAAACATCGTGGTTACCACTGACGAAAATGTTGCTTGTGATCCAAAAGCTCGCGAAATATTAAAGTCAGAATTTACCGTGTATATTGAGGTAAGCACCTCAGTTCAGGCTGAGAGAATGAGCAATTATAGACCGCTATTACCAGTTGATGATTATTCAGAGCTATTGGATGGATTGCAAAAAGAACGTAATCCTTGGTTTGCTGAGGTGGCTAGTTTCACTATAAATTCCGATAACGGCGACATTGAGCGTGATGCTAAAAGCGTTGTAGAGGCATACAATAAGTAA
- a CDS encoding Fic family protein: MDIQQSLSGKVIKSPKGYNAYVPNPLPPAIEWTNQLVSTLSRADYLLGKLAREGSKLPNPHLLMRPFITREAVLSSKIEGTHATIGEILAHNAGVSVNQNPDDLQEVQNYITALDFGLKRLDDLPLSLRLIKEIHEQLMQGVRGSHATPGEFRKTQNWIGPPGCTLNTAKFVPPPTDNLADCLGDLEKFLHDRQLPALIHIALCHYQFETIHPFLDGNGRVGRLLITLLLIEQKMLPSPLLYLSAFFEATRDEYYRQLFNVSSNNTWQDWLIYFLNGVAVQSEDALSRAERINNLLNKWKLQVASGSSSVPVDIVDHFAVNPYLTIKKIAEELEIAYSTAERGVRKLLGENIISQVNDGKRDKVYCATEILSILEEPAKIHADVEEE; this comes from the coding sequence ATGGATATACAACAATCATTATCAGGCAAAGTGATTAAATCACCCAAGGGCTATAATGCCTATGTGCCTAATCCACTACCTCCGGCAATAGAATGGACCAACCAATTGGTAAGCACACTATCGCGGGCTGATTACTTGCTGGGTAAGCTGGCTCGAGAAGGTAGCAAATTACCGAATCCTCATTTGCTGATGCGTCCCTTCATTACCCGTGAGGCCGTATTGTCCAGTAAGATAGAAGGTACCCATGCTACAATCGGTGAAATTTTAGCTCATAATGCAGGTGTATCTGTTAATCAGAATCCAGATGATTTGCAGGAAGTACAGAACTACATTACTGCTTTAGATTTTGGGTTGAAGCGCCTTGATGATCTACCTCTGTCCTTACGGTTAATAAAAGAAATTCATGAGCAATTGATGCAAGGCGTTAGAGGCTCACATGCCACGCCTGGTGAATTTAGAAAAACACAAAATTGGATTGGTCCTCCTGGTTGCACATTAAATACAGCCAAGTTTGTGCCACCACCAACAGATAACTTAGCAGATTGTTTAGGTGATCTAGAAAAGTTTTTACACGATCGTCAATTACCAGCCCTAATTCATATAGCGCTGTGCCATTATCAATTTGAAACAATCCATCCATTTTTAGATGGCAACGGTAGAGTTGGGCGTTTGCTAATTACATTGTTATTAATTGAGCAAAAGATGTTGCCATCGCCACTGCTTTATTTAAGTGCATTTTTTGAGGCAACACGAGATGAATATTATAGGCAATTATTTAACGTTAGCAGCAACAACACTTGGCAGGACTGGTTAATTTATTTTTTAAATGGTGTCGCTGTTCAATCAGAAGATGCTTTATCACGTGCTGAAAGGATTAATAACCTACTTAATAAATGGAAGCTGCAAGTTGCAAGCGGTTCATCTAGCGTTCCTGTAGACATTGTTGATCATTTTGCAGTGAATCCATACCTAACCATCAAAAAAATAGCTGAAGAGCTTGAGATTGCTTATAGCACTGCTGAACGTGGTGTTCGCAAACTGTTAGGCGAGAATATTATCAGTCAAGTCAATGATGGCAAGCGTGATAAAGTTTATTGCGCCACAGAAATATTATCCATATTAGAAGAACCAGCAAAAATTCATGCTGATGTTGAGGAAGAATAA
- a CDS encoding DUF4815 domain-containing protein, producing MTLKNYYNRFEPSKNYDKSLFLSGRGLQSAELNEIQEYALYKIKGIGDAIFRDGDVIRGATCIVDPDTGHTTIEAGSVYLRGCVRIVSNSEFTIPIDTVVRIEVWYQETTVTELEDPGLRDPAVGTRNYQEPGAARTKIALNWDYQAEGVTTTQEGAEFYPIYAVVNGILIQTAPPPQLDAVNSALARYDRESNGSYVVNGLKVRFLTNDNGEQVFVIDDGKVHVDGYEIELPHSLRSRFDIDPDLQSVESEPHTFQADENGEMIIGLNNRPLAEVSDVDITVEKTITMTHGSFTGAADPISDDAVLSIIQVRQRATLYSNGEDYRLQLGAVDWSLSDAEPAPGSTYEITYQARERITPNFSKWLFILTINFLVVSKSCNSGKYSITFGSWLMASIGCKSSSFQVLSINRSVSIILLMITSRILGQQLLQIT from the coding sequence ATGACATTAAAAAATTACTACAACCGATTTGAGCCAAGCAAAAACTACGATAAAAGCCTGTTTTTATCAGGACGTGGTTTGCAATCTGCTGAACTTAATGAAATTCAAGAATATGCTTTATATAAAATCAAAGGCATAGGCGATGCTATTTTTAGAGATGGCGATGTCATTCGAGGGGCTACTTGTATTGTGGATCCTGATACAGGCCATACCACCATTGAAGCTGGCTCTGTGTATTTGCGTGGTTGCGTGCGCATTGTTAGCAATAGTGAATTTACTATTCCAATTGATACGGTGGTACGTATCGAGGTTTGGTATCAAGAAACTACGGTAACAGAGCTTGAAGATCCAGGTCTTCGTGATCCAGCTGTTGGTACTAGAAATTATCAAGAGCCAGGTGCTGCAAGAACTAAAATTGCTTTGAACTGGGATTATCAGGCAGAAGGTGTAACCACAACCCAAGAAGGCGCTGAGTTTTATCCCATTTATGCTGTTGTTAATGGTATTTTAATTCAAACGGCACCACCGCCACAACTCGATGCAGTTAATAGCGCTCTTGCTAGATATGATCGCGAATCCAATGGCTCTTATGTGGTTAATGGCCTAAAAGTACGCTTTTTAACCAATGATAATGGTGAGCAAGTTTTTGTTATTGATGATGGTAAAGTGCATGTTGATGGCTATGAAATAGAATTACCGCACAGTTTGCGCTCCCGCTTTGATATTGATCCCGATCTGCAATCTGTAGAGTCTGAGCCGCATACTTTCCAAGCTGATGAAAATGGCGAGATGATTATTGGCTTAAATAATCGCCCGTTAGCTGAAGTCAGTGATGTGGATATTACGGTTGAAAAAACCATTACTATGACCCATGGCTCATTTACCGGAGCTGCTGATCCCATTTCAGATGATGCGGTGTTAAGCATTATTCAGGTACGCCAGCGAGCAACACTTTATAGCAATGGCGAAGATTATCGCTTGCAGTTAGGCGCGGTTGATTGGTCTTTATCTGACGCAGAGCCTGCACCTGGTAGTACTTATGAAATCACCTATCAAGCAAGAGAGCGTATTACCCCAAATTTTTCAAAGTGGCTGTTTATCCTGACAATTAATTTTTTGGTTGTTTCTAAATCTTGTAATTCAGGAAAATATTCCATAACTTTTGGATCTTGGTTAATGGCAAGCATCGGCTGCAAGTCATCATCATTCCAAGTTCTAAGTATCAATCGATCAGTTTCTATAATTTTACTCATGATTACCTCGCGTATTTTGGGGCAACAACTCCTTCAAATTACCTGA
- a CDS encoding MarR family transcriptional regulator — protein sequence MNVEGLLGYRLKKTQHALRIAMDEALKSIELTTPGYAVLAQLELESGISNPELARRSFITAQTMHGIVSNLENRGLIKRKSSNLHGRILPLELTKKGQKIVSSAHEIIRVVETRMLSTINDEHKVQLESLLLKCFNNLNNADQK from the coding sequence ATGAATGTAGAAGGCTTGCTTGGATATCGATTGAAGAAGACCCAGCATGCCCTGCGTATCGCTATGGATGAAGCGCTAAAATCTATTGAGCTGACAACGCCTGGGTATGCGGTTTTGGCACAGCTAGAATTGGAGAGCGGCATATCAAATCCAGAACTTGCCAGAAGATCCTTCATTACCGCACAAACCATGCACGGTATTGTGTCTAATTTAGAAAACCGTGGACTGATAAAGAGAAAAAGTTCTAACTTGCATGGCAGGATTTTGCCACTTGAACTTACCAAAAAGGGACAGAAGATCGTATCATCAGCTCATGAAATTATAAGGGTTGTGGAAACACGTATGCTTTCTACAATAAATGATGAGCATAAGGTACAGCTAGAAAGCTTGCTGCTTAAATGCTTTAATAACCTGAATAATGCAGATCAAAAGTAG
- a CDS encoding zinc ABC transporter substrate-binding protein, which yields MFKQLLFYLFLFSTLSGLSEIQVLVSIAPQKYLVEEIGKDQVKVQVIVPPGASSHTYEPTPKQIVAMHRGEIWFRLGENFETRLVKVLSGIQIIDQRKGIELMRDNCLLSKGGTDPHIWLSPKLLIIQSQQIAEILSQYDPIHEVFYKENLKDLEKKLHKIDEEIALLLATAPKIILVSHPAYGYFCRDYGLTQLTIEMEGREPTPYYLTDLIFKARQLEIRTVFLQKQQSVKGGIQVAKALGARICFLDPYVENVLSNLKVIAHAFSQ from the coding sequence ATGTTTAAGCAACTGCTCTTCTATCTTTTCCTCTTTTCGACTCTTTCCGGATTATCAGAAATTCAAGTGTTAGTGAGTATTGCTCCTCAAAAATACCTTGTAGAAGAAATTGGAAAGGATCAAGTGAAAGTTCAAGTGATCGTCCCACCCGGAGCTAGTTCTCATACTTATGAACCGACTCCGAAACAAATTGTTGCGATGCATCGAGGAGAAATTTGGTTTCGCCTTGGAGAAAATTTTGAAACTCGTCTCGTTAAAGTCTTATCTGGAATACAAATCATTGATCAACGAAAAGGGATTGAGTTAATGAGAGATAATTGCCTTCTCTCTAAAGGAGGAACTGATCCTCATATCTGGCTTAGTCCTAAACTTTTAATTATTCAATCACAACAGATTGCAGAGATACTATCTCAATATGACCCTATCCATGAAGTTTTCTATAAAGAAAATTTAAAAGATCTAGAGAAAAAACTTCATAAAATTGATGAAGAAATTGCTTTGCTTTTGGCTACAGCTCCCAAAATCATTCTTGTCTCTCATCCTGCCTATGGCTATTTTTGTCGTGACTACGGATTGACTCAACTTACCATTGAAATGGAAGGGCGTGAACCTACTCCTTACTATCTTACAGATTTAATCTTCAAAGCACGTCAACTTGAGATTCGTACAGTTTTTTTACAAAAGCAACAATCTGTAAAAGGAGGAATCCAGGTTGCAAAAGCACTAGGAGCTCGTATATGTTTTCTTGATCCCTATGTGGAAAATGTTCTTAGTAATCTCAAGGTAATTGCACACGCTTTCTCTCAATGA
- a CDS encoding ABC transporter ATP-binding protein, protein MIAIKVENLFFSYDRTPILEDLSFTVEEKKFVAIFGPNGGGKTTLLQLLMDFLKPIQGTIQIFGKSPKEVRKCIGWVPQSFYFDRDFPISVQEVVLGGRLNQLKWRFHHSDYQAVETCLERVGMIKLLHAPFTTLSGGQKQRVLIARALVSNPSLLLLDEPTSGVDHFAENEIYTLLYELRKELTILMVTHHLNRIIESVDYLFCVQKTLTHMPKEKVCEHFAFGLYHS, encoded by the coding sequence ATGATAGCTATAAAAGTAGAAAATCTCTTCTTTTCCTATGATAGAACTCCCATCCTGGAAGATCTCTCTTTTACTGTTGAAGAAAAAAAATTTGTAGCCATTTTTGGTCCTAATGGCGGAGGGAAAACTACCCTTCTTCAGCTTTTAATGGATTTTTTAAAACCAATCCAAGGAACGATCCAAATCTTTGGAAAATCCCCAAAAGAAGTGCGAAAATGCATTGGTTGGGTCCCCCAAAGCTTCTATTTTGATCGTGATTTTCCTATATCTGTTCAGGAAGTCGTTTTAGGAGGGCGATTAAATCAATTAAAATGGCGATTTCATCATTCTGATTATCAAGCTGTTGAAACATGTTTAGAGCGTGTGGGGATGATTAAACTCCTACATGCTCCATTTACCACTCTATCTGGAGGCCAAAAACAACGCGTCTTAATTGCTCGAGCACTTGTTTCTAATCCTTCTCTTCTTTTACTTGATGAACCTACATCAGGAGTGGATCATTTTGCAGAAAATGAAATTTATACTTTGCTATATGAATTACGAAAAGAACTGACAATTTTGATGGTCACTCACCATCTAAACCGCATCATTGAATCAGTTGACTACCTATTTTGTGTTCAAAAAACTCTTACACATATGCCAAAAGAGAAAGTGTGTGAACATTTTGCCTTTGGCCTCTATCATTCATAA
- a CDS encoding metal ABC transporter permease has protein sequence MRFIDALLTTPILQMALLAAIGSSFASGVIGSYVVVKRIVSISGSIAHSVLSGLGAALWLERVHGISWFSPFYGALMTAIISALIIGYVHLYYREREDAIIAMIWSTGMSLGVVFVSQVPGFNVELMNFLLGNVLWVTSWDLWMLGSLDLIILITVLIFHKKFLTLCFDEKQAELQGVPVVSLYLLLLVLIALTIVLLIHVVGIILVLSMLALPASIAGNFTYRFSRMMMIAVLLNIAFCLGGLAISYRLDWPVGATIALFSAIIYTLSLRFKKRLVK, from the coding sequence ATGCGATTCATCGATGCTCTCTTAACCACTCCTATCTTACAAATGGCTCTTCTTGCTGCTATTGGGAGTTCTTTTGCAAGTGGAGTGATTGGTTCTTACGTTGTTGTTAAACGGATTGTTTCCATTAGTGGGAGCATTGCTCATTCTGTTCTTAGCGGTCTTGGTGCTGCCTTATGGTTAGAACGAGTGCACGGGATTTCCTGGTTCTCTCCTTTTTATGGAGCTTTGATGACTGCGATCATTTCTGCTTTAATCATTGGCTATGTTCATCTCTACTATCGCGAACGTGAGGATGCCATCATCGCTATGATCTGGTCTACAGGTATGTCTTTAGGCGTAGTTTTTGTTTCTCAAGTTCCAGGATTTAATGTGGAACTGATGAATTTTCTTCTAGGCAATGTTTTATGGGTGACATCTTGGGACTTGTGGATGTTGGGTAGTCTAGATCTTATTATCCTCATCACTGTCCTGATTTTTCATAAAAAATTTCTTACCCTATGTTTTGACGAAAAACAAGCAGAACTGCAAGGAGTCCCTGTGGTTTCTCTCTATCTTTTGCTACTTGTACTTATTGCTTTAACAATCGTTTTATTGATTCATGTGGTGGGAATTATTCTTGTGCTTAGTATGCTTGCGCTTCCTGCTTCAATTGCAGGAAATTTTACCTATCGTTTTAGTCGTATGATGATGATTGCAGTCTTATTGAATATTGCTTTCTGTCTCGGAGGACTCGCTATTTCTTACCGGCTTGACTGGCCTGTTGGTGCAACGATTGCCTTATTTTCAGCAATCATCTATACACTGAGTCTGCGTTTTAAAAAACGTTTAGTGAAGTAA